Proteins encoded in a region of the Homo sapiens chromosome 20, GRCh38.p14 Primary Assembly genome:
- the MC3R gene encoding melanocortin receptor 3 — MNASCCLPSVQPTLPNGSEHLQAPFFSNQSSSAFCEQVFIKPEVFLSLGIVSLLENILVILAVVRNGNLHSPMYFFLCSLAVADMLVSVSNALETIMIAIVHSDYLTFEDQFIQHMDNIFDSMICISLVASICNLLAIAVDRYVTIFYALRYHSIMTVRKALTLIVAIWVCCGVCGVVFIVYSESKMVIVCLITMFFAMMLLMGTLYVHMFLFARLHVKRIAALPPADGVAPQQHSCMKGAVTITILLGVFIFCWAPFFLHLVLIITCPTNPYCICYTAHFNTYLVLIMCNSVIDPLIYAFRSLELRNTFREILCGCNGMNLG; from the coding sequence ATGAATGCTTCGTGCTGCCTGCCCTCTGTTCAGCCAACACTGCCTAATGGCTCGGAGCACCTCCAAGCCCCTTTCTTCAGCAACCAGAGCAGCAGCGCCTTCTGTGAGCAGGTCTTCATCAAGCCCGAGGTTTTCCTGTCTCTGGGCATCGTCAGTCTGCTGGAAAACATCCTGGTTATCCTGGCCGTGGTCAGGAACGGCAACCTGCACTCCCCGATGTACTTCTTTCTCTGCAGCCTGGCGGTGGCCGACATGCTGGTAAGTGTGTCCAATGCCCTGGAGACCATCATGATCGCCATCGTCCACAGCGACTACCTGACCTTCGAGGACCAGTTTATCCAGCACATGGACAACATCTTCGACTCCATGATCTGCATCTCCCTGGTGGCCTCCATCTGCAACCTCCTGGCCATCGCCGTCGACAGGTACGTCACCATCTTTTACGCGCTCCGCTACCACAGCATCATGACCGTGAGGAAGGCCCTCACCTTGATCGTGGCCATCTGGGTCTGCTGCGGCGTCTGTGGCGTGGTGTTCATCGTCTACTCGGAGAGCAAAATGGTCATTGTGTGCCTCATCACCATGTTCTTCGCCATGATGCTCCTCATGGGCACCCTCTACGTGCACATGTTCCTCTTTGCGCGGCTGCACGTCAAGCGCATAGCAGCACTGCCACCTGCCGACGGGGTGGCCCCACAGCAACACTCATGCATGAAGGGGGCAGTCACCATCACCATTCTCCTGGGCGTGTTCATCTTCTGCTGGGCCCCCTTCTTCCTCCACCTGGTCCTCATCATCACCTGCCCCACCAACCCCTACTGCATCTGCTACACTGCCCACTTCAACACCTACCTGGTCCTCATCATGTGCAACTCCGTCATCGACCCACTCATCTACGCTTTCCGGAGCCTGGAATTGCGCAACACCTTTAGGGAGATTCTCTGTGGCTGCAACGGCATGAACTTGGGATAG